Proteins from a genomic interval of Oncorhynchus clarkii lewisi isolate Uvic-CL-2024 chromosome 13, UVic_Ocla_1.0, whole genome shotgun sequence:
- the LOC139423510 gene encoding trichohyalin-like: MPNFVFEEERKLLRLWQQAAERNQQRLEQQAAERRQQRLEQQAAERRQQRLEQQAAERRQQRLEQQEGERKPQRLEQQAPERRQQRLEQQAAERNQQRLEQQAAESRQQRLEQQAAERRQQRLEQQAAERRQQRLEQQEAERKQQQRLEQQAAERRHQRLEQQAAERRHQRLEQQAAERRQQRLEQQAAERRQQRLEQQAAERRQQSLEQQAAERRQQRLEQQAAERRQQRLEQQAAERRQQRLEQQAAAERRQQLRPPQQGLSSMSDPQRS; this comes from the exons ATGCCTAACTTTGTGTTTGAGG AAGAGAGGAAGCTGTTGAGGCTGtggcagcaggcagcagagaggaatCAGCAGAGGCTGGagcagcaggcagcagagaggaggcAGCAGAGGCTGGagcagcaggcagcagagaggaggcAGCAGAGGCTGGagcagcaggcagcagagaggaggcAGCAGAGGCTGGAgcagcaggaaggagagaggaagccgCAGAGGCTGGAGCAGCAGGCACCAGAGAGGAGGCAGCAGAGGCTGGagcagcaggcagcagagaggaatCAGCAGAGGCTGGagcagcaggcagcagagagtAGGCAGCAGAGGTTGGAGCAGCAAGCAGCAGAGAGGAGGCAGCAGAGGCTGGagcagcaggcagcagagaggaggcAGCAGAGGCTGGAGCAGCAGGAAGCAGAGAGGAAGCAGCAGCAGAGGCTGGagcagcaggcagcagagaggaggcATCAGAGGCTAGagcagcaggcagcagagaggaggcATCAGAGGCTGGagcagcaggcagcagagaggaggcAGCAGAGGCTGGagcagcaggcagcagagaggaggcAGCAGAGGCTGGagcagcaggcagcagagaggaggcAGCAGAGCCTGGagcagcaggcagcagagaggaggcAGCAGAGGCTGGagcagcaggcagcagagaggaggcAGCAGAGGCTGGagcagcaggcagcagagaggaggcAGCAGAGGCTAGAGCAACAGGCAGCAGCAGAGAGGAGGCAGCAGTTGAGGCCACCACAACAagggct ATCCTCGATGAGCGATCCACAAAGGTCATAG